From Chlamydia avium 10DC88:
CCTTAACTAACCTTACCCTAGCATTTCCGCATAAGCCATTTTTAGAAAAACATTTACTTGCAAAACAATCTATTCAACATGTTACGATCACCTTATTAGAATTACTAGCTGTAGAGGGCTTAGTCCATAAACTAGATGAATTGATTTCTATAGCAACTTCGGACACACAACCTGAAGGATTTTCTAGTCACGAAGTAATTACAAAAGAAGAACTAGAAGAAACATTTTCTGAATTAGCAAACAATCAAGGAATTATTCTCTTTTGTGGTCATCAAGCGAATTGGGAACTTCCATTTCTCTATATCACTAGAGATTTTCCTGGATTAGCATTTGCAAAACCTATAAAAAATGCCCGATTAAATAAGAAAATCTTCTCATTACGAGAAATTTTTAAAGGGAAAATTATCTCGCCAAAACAAGGGATTCACTATGCTTTACAGGCTCTCCAACAAGGACATATCATTGGCATTGTGGGAGACCAAGCTTTACTTATATCTTCTTATGCCTATCCTCTATTTGGTCATGAAGCCTTTACAACGACAACTCCCGCACTATTAGCATACAAAACAGGAAAGCCAGTTATGGCTATATCTGTATACCGTCAGCCTGGAGGATATAAAATTATCCCTAGTAAGAAGTTTTATGCTGATAAATCCTTACCGATCAAAGAAGCTACATCTCTGCTCATGAACAATCTAATGAATTTCTTAGAAAAAGGAATTGCTTGTAAACCAGAACAGTGGATGTGGATGCATAAGAGGTGGAAGAAAAAACTCCATAATAAAATCAAAAAGAAATACGCCTATAGTTATATTCTTATAGTTCTCCCTAATCTTATTACAGATAGACATTTGCAATTCCTTAATGACTTGGCGGAGCTATACTTAGGAGCACAGCTTACACTTGCCGTACCTAAGCAAATTTCTCCTGAACAACTAGGAAATGTTTCACCATCATATACTATTCAACAATTTCATACCCCTGAGCAGCTGATTCTTATCCCAAATGTTTTCCATGCCGTTTTCGATCTCTTCGGGCTTTCAAAAACCATATTTCAACATTTTAAAACAACAGGTTCCCTAGCTATTTATACTCATAAAAAACTAGAAAAAAAACTAATACATCCTCAGGACCCCTTAATCAAAGCACTGCACAATGTTCTTAGAGAACCCTAAATAAAAGTTATGAAGTTTTTATTTCTTATTTTTCATACTTTATCACACAATGCTTCTTTGTATTATAGTAACAGGGTATTCTTATGTGCTTAACGGGATGTTTAGCATCTACATTTGAATATAGTTTGCACTGTATTTGTTTTTGTGAAGAATCTCAAAAAAACAAACGCATTATAGCTTTAATCTTTGGATTAGTTTTGGGGTGCTTAGCAATCATAGCCATTACAATCTTCATATTAATCTGTACAGGAACGATTACTGTTCCCAGCTCTTTATGTGGAATGAATGCCTATATACTCACCCCTATCTTACTTGCTACTGCTTTGATTACGGCTTCCTTATCCTCAGGATGCTTGAAAGTTAGATACCGCTTCTCATCCTAGGATTCATACTATTAAGATTTTATTTTGAAGAAGCAAAAATATCATTTACTGTGGTCAACATAAGGTTATTTGTATCCTTCATTTGAGCACCGCGGCTTAATACTAAAACCTTATCGTAATTCGATATTATTCCACGCTCAATACCATAAACGCATGCCTGGTATCTCCACACAGCACGATCAGACTCCTGAGTAATCATAGGATACACTCCCCACTCTAAAGCCAGGCGATGGTATATATTACGATTAGGAGTAACCGCAATAATGGGGAAACGAGGACGATACTTTGAAAGAAAAACTGGTGACCCTCCTGTTTCTGTATATACGATAATTGCCTTGGCTTGAGCTTTATCAGCAATATGAATTCCCGATACACCAATTGCCTGCAGGTAAGGAGAAACCTTAACAGCATTATGACTATCATCAAGATGCGACAATGAGGGGTAATCTAAGTTTTTTTCGGTCTCTTGTATTACCGAACGCATAATTTTTACAGAAGCTATAGGATAACTTCCTGACGCGGTCTCTCCTGAAAGCATAACTGCTGATGTCCCATCATAAATTGCATTAGCAATATCAGAAACTTCAGCGCGCGTAGGCAACATATTACGAATCATTGATTCTAGCATCTGGGTGGCTGTAATACAAAAACGACCAGCTTCCCGTGATACTCTAGTCATCATTTTCTGTAGATTAGGAACTTCTACGACGGAAAGCTCAATTCCCAGATCTCCACGAGCGACCATAATTCCATCGCAACATCGAACAATCTGAGGAAAATTCTCAACTCCCAAACGATTTTCAATTTTAGCAATAATCGGCATATCAGGACGACCATAATCTGCTAAGCATTTGCGCATAATTTCAATATCTTCGGCACAACGAACAAAAGAAGCGGCTATACAATCTACACCCTGTTCAACACCGAATTTTAAATCATGGATATCCTGATCTGTCATAAAAGGAAGAGCTAGCTCTATACCACGAATACTCAATGACTTATAAGACTTTAGTTCTCCTGAATTCACAAACTCTAATTCCAAGCAATCATCAT
This genomic window contains:
- a CDS encoding lipid A biosynthesis lauroyl acyltransferase (Acylates the intermediate (KDO)2-lipid IVA to form (KDO)2-(lauroyl)-lipid IVA), whose translation is MFNRLRYAKKIIVDSCVYFLGSFFIYIFKFIPLPLLHYLGKILGTIIFYIIPDYRKTALTNLTLAFPHKPFLEKHLLAKQSIQHVTITLLELLAVEGLVHKLDELISIATSDTQPEGFSSHEVITKEELEETFSELANNQGIILFCGHQANWELPFLYITRDFPGLAFAKPIKNARLNKKIFSLREIFKGKIISPKQGIHYALQALQQGHIIGIVGDQALLISSYAYPLFGHEAFTTTTPALLAYKTGKPVMAISVYRQPGGYKIIPSKKFYADKSLPIKEATSLLMNNLMNFLEKGIACKPEQWMWMHKRWKKKLHNKIKKKYAYSYILIVLPNLITDRHLQFLNDLAELYLGAQLTLAVPKQISPEQLGNVSPSYTIQQFHTPEQLILIPNVFHAVFDLFGLSKTIFQHFKTTGSLAIYTHKKLEKKLIHPQDPLIKALHNVLREP
- the pyk gene encoding pyruvate kinase, translating into MIIRTKIICTIGPATNTPEMLEKLLDAGMNVARLNFSHGNHESHGETIRILKELRERKGSPLAIMLDTKGPEVRLGNLPKPIKISSGQKITLVSKEVEGSLEGGITLHPHTVFPYIREGAEVLIDDGYIQAVVSSVHDDCLELEFVNSGELKSYKSLSIRGIELALPFMTDQDIHDLKFGVEQGVDCIAASFVRCAEDIEIMRKCLADYGRPDMPIIAKIENRLGVENFPQIVRCCDGIMVARGDLGIELSVVEVPNLQKMMTRVSREAGRFCITATQMLESMIRNMLPTRAEVSDIANAIYDGTSAVMLSGETASGSYPIASVKIMRSVIQETEKNLDYPSLSHLDDSHNAVKVSPYLQAIGVSGIHIADKAQAKAIIVYTETGGSPVFLSKYRPRFPIIAVTPNRNIYHRLALEWGVYPMITQESDRAVWRYQACVYGIERGIISNYDKVLVLSRGAQMKDTNNLMLTTVNDIFASSK